The following coding sequences are from one Nilaparvata lugens isolate BPH chromosome 4, ASM1435652v1, whole genome shotgun sequence window:
- the LOC111050763 gene encoding mediator of RNA polymerase II transcription subunit 15 encodes MTSLAILITLASSFLLQQGCNGQAAERQYFGSRGAIQPQTQPQPKPQPASVSEDQQEDQNQVRSRLQQEQQNFLAFVQQQGLLRQTAPAYPYVLGDATPRSSPEYQLAQLQYQQQILQQQQKVLQLQLQQQRLQTGQPDRATAVAQPQPYQAQPLQKSPPATLLGVAFSPATSVAHTSFYGNGINYQYR; translated from the exons ATTCTAATTACTTTGGCAAGCAGTTTCCTGCTACAACAGGGATGCAACGGTCAAGCAGCTGAGAGACAGTACTTTGGAAGCAGAGGAGCAATCCAGCCCCAAACTCAGCCGCAACCCAAACCCCAGCCCGCCTCAGTTTCCGAGGACCAACAGGAAGATCAGAATCAGGTTAGATCACGACTTCAGCAAGAACAGCAGAACTTCTTGGCGTTCGTTCAGCAGCAGGGTTTGTTGAGACAGACTGCGCCAGCCTATCCTTATGTACTT GGTGACGCAACACCTCGATCAAGTCCCGAATATCAGCTGGCACAGCTGCAGTATCAACAGCAGATtctgcagcagcagcagaaagTACTGCAGCTTCAGTTACAACAGCAGCGACTGCAGACTGGGCAGCCGGACAGAGCGACTGCAGTCGCGCAGCCACAGCCGTATCAAGCGCAGCCACTGCAGAAGTCCCCACCGGCCACTCTGTTAGGTGTCGCTTTCTCGCCGGCTACTTCAGTCGCTCACACCAGCTTCTACGGAAATGGCATCAACTATCAGTATCGCTGA